One part of the Prionailurus bengalensis isolate Pbe53 chromosome B2, Fcat_Pben_1.1_paternal_pri, whole genome shotgun sequence genome encodes these proteins:
- the LOC122489689 gene encoding cancer-related nucleoside-triphosphatase-like, giving the protein MARHVFLTGPPGVGKTALVQKASKILKSSGVPVNGFTQKSDREEIGFNVVTSSCTQEVWSRIGSEPLPGKRQCRARQYVMYLTPSEQSPLPVLRNAGPSRDPGQRVCVMDETGKAELLSQPFVQAIRQTLSTPGVCSSGHNPTTKGKPLAFVEELRNRYDVRVFSVTKENRNHLSPDTMTCVQSGRK; this is encoded by the coding sequence ATGGCCCGGCACGTATTCCTCACGGGGCCCCCAGGAGTTGGAAAAACAGCGTTGGTCCAGAAAGCCAGTAAGATTTTAAAATCCTCTGGTGTGCCTGTCAATGGATTTACGCAAAAGTCAGACAGGGAGGAAATAGGATTCAACGTTGTCACATCATCCTGCACGCAGGAAGTTTGGTCTAGAATTGGGTCAGAGCCTCTGCCTGGAAAACGCCAGTGCAGAGCTCGGCAGTACGTGATGTATCTGACTCCCTCGGAGCAGTCGCCACTTCCGGTCTTGAGGAACGCAGGTCCCAGCAGAGACCCAGGGCAGAGGGTGTGTGTCATGGATGAGACTGGGAAAGCAGAACTGCTCAGTCAGCCTTTCGTCCAGGCTATTCGTCAGACGTTGTCCACCCCAGGAGTGTGTAGTTCTGGGCACAATCCCACAACTAAAGGAAAGCCGCTGGCCTTCGTGGAAGAGCTGAGAAACAGGTACGATGTTCGGGTGTTCAGCGTCaccaaggaaaacagaaaccacctTTCACCAGATACTATGACGTGTGTGCAGAGTGGCAGGAAGTGA